Proteins encoded in a region of the Neodiprion virginianus isolate iyNeoVirg1 chromosome 2, iyNeoVirg1.1, whole genome shotgun sequence genome:
- the LOC124297657 gene encoding partner of Y14 and mago, with protein sequence MASTDTKNDQGGSFIPASQRPDGTWRKQRRVRDGYIPQEEVPLYESKGRQFSRNRPSYPVGMTAEFVAAHKARREAEAAKSAQIPGLIKANDGKKKKKKSKSKAVDAVTEGLAKTTISPPVVENGKSANPKCQKKPVTNNTNVIPTPSNSLPTQNTDPAKRLKNLKKKLREIETIEQKIKSGELKILERELYDKVMRKTEVLKDIEQLEANH encoded by the exons ATGGCGTCAACGGACACGAAAAACGATCAAG GTGGATCGTTTATTCCGGCAAGTCAGCGTCCGGATGGCACTTGGCGCAAACAGCGAAGAGTAAGGGACGGCTACATACCTCAAGAAGAGGTTCCACT CTACGAGAGTAAGGGCAGGCAATTCAGTAGAAATCGGCCTAGTTATCCTGTTGGAATGACCGCTGAGTTTGTGGCAGCCCACAAAGCAAGGAGAGAAGCTGAAGCAGCAAAGTCGGCGCAGATACCAGGTCTGATAAAAGCGAACGACggcaaaaagaagaaaaagaagagtaAGAGTAAAGCAGTCGACGCAGTGACGGAAGGTCTCGCTAAAACAACAATATCACCACCCGTTGTAGAGAATGGCAAATCGGCGAACCCGAAATGCCAGAAAAAGCCGGTGACCAACAACACAAATGTTATTCCGACCCCAAGCAATAGCTTGCCCACTCAAAACACAGATCCAGCGAAAAGGctcaaaaacttgaaaaaaaagttaagaGAGATTGAAACCATAGAGCAGAAGATAAAATCaggagaattgaaaattcttgaGAGAGAATTGTACGACAAAGTCATGAGGAAAACAGAGGTTCTAAAAGATATTGAACAGCTGGAAGCAAACCACTAA